In the genome of Leeuwenhoekiella sp. MAR_2009_132, one region contains:
- a CDS encoding ABC transporter permease: protein MGALGLIIRREYKARVTNRSFIIMTFLSPLIVVGMILLITYLTQVNEAGKRTIVVVDESGLFYKEFESTESIDYVDLSPAGLAVAKEQVEDNNYFGLLYIPGNIKKNTSGVRFYGNEAPGFATLESIESQISSKLTNEKLLDRGVDLDMIDESKTSISVSIEDFEGERTSKISNWIKAGFGGGAGYLLMMFIIIYGNMVMRSVIEEKTNRIIEVIISSVKPFKLMMGKIIGTTLAGITQFMIWLLIGGGLLICLTLYLGLDPTATKTPVGNMAATDLDKIELILLDILRLPLLKLAGFFLVYFIGGYFLYSSIYAAIGAAVDSETDTQQFMLPIIMPLMLAIYVGFFAVIDNPDGSVATTFSMIPLTSPIVMLMRIPFGVPWWQLALSVSILIGSFLFTVWFGSKIYRVGILMYGKKPTYKEILKWIKY, encoded by the coding sequence ATGGGAGCACTAGGTTTAATAATTAGACGCGAGTATAAAGCCAGAGTAACAAATAGATCATTTATTATAATGACGTTTTTGAGTCCGTTAATTGTGGTAGGTATGATTTTGCTCATTACGTATCTAACTCAGGTAAATGAAGCTGGTAAGCGCACCATAGTTGTTGTTGATGAGAGCGGTTTATTTTATAAAGAATTTGAAAGTACCGAAAGTATAGATTACGTTGATTTATCGCCTGCAGGTCTTGCTGTTGCAAAAGAACAGGTAGAAGATAACAATTATTTTGGGTTACTTTATATACCCGGTAATATTAAGAAAAACACCTCAGGTGTGCGTTTTTATGGTAATGAGGCTCCCGGTTTTGCTACTTTAGAAAGTATAGAAAGCCAGATATCCTCAAAACTTACTAATGAGAAATTATTAGATCGTGGGGTAGATCTTGATATGATAGATGAGTCTAAAACATCTATATCAGTGAGTATTGAGGATTTTGAAGGAGAGCGTACTTCAAAAATCTCTAATTGGATTAAGGCAGGCTTTGGTGGTGGCGCGGGTTATTTGCTGATGATGTTTATCATCATTTATGGTAATATGGTAATGCGTTCTGTTATTGAGGAAAAAACCAATCGTATTATTGAAGTTATAATTTCTTCAGTAAAACCATTTAAATTAATGATGGGTAAGATTATAGGTACAACCCTTGCCGGAATTACTCAATTTATGATCTGGTTATTAATAGGTGGTGGTTTACTTATATGCTTAACCTTATATCTGGGGCTAGATCCTACTGCTACAAAAACTCCTGTAGGCAATATGGCAGCTACAGATCTTGATAAAATAGAGTTGATTCTCTTAGATATATTGAGATTACCATTACTTAAATTGGCTGGCTTTTTCTTAGTTTATTTTATAGGAGGTTATTTTTTATACAGTTCTATTTATGCTGCTATAGGTGCAGCTGTAGATAGCGAAACCGATACACAGCAATTTATGTTGCCTATTATTATGCCACTTATGCTGGCAATTTATGTAGGATTTTTTGCGGTAATTGATAATCCTGACGGTTCAGTGGCAACAACATTTTCTATGATACCACTTACATCACCTATAGTTATGTTAATGCGTATACCCTTTGGTGTGCCGTGGTGGCAGCTAGCGCTTTCGGTAAGTATTTTAATAGGAAGCTTTCTGTTTACAGTTTGGTTTGGTTCAAAAATATATAGGGTAGGTATTCTTATGTACGGTAAAAAACCAACTTATAAAGAAATTTTAAAGTGGATTAAGTACTAA